A stretch of the Medicago truncatula cultivar Jemalong A17 chromosome 5, MtrunA17r5.0-ANR, whole genome shotgun sequence genome encodes the following:
- the LOC11416693 gene encoding (-)-germacrene D synthase encodes MSSIANSDMHRNVADFQPSVWGDYFLRYASESMEHDQSIAAQIETLKNDVRKILDIKNIEKSLATVHLIDSICRLGVSYHFEKEIEEVLQHIHKNYVQNGEIIIFENNLCSLAVLFRLLRQQGLHVSPDVFNKFKDEDGNFSERIIGDVEGLLSLYEATQLMVHGEDILEEALAFTTTHLQSIANQLSNSHAIQVKNSLRQALYKNLPRLEARNYIFIYEQDPSHDKNLLLLAKLDFNMLQRLHQKEFGKVCKWWKELSVRNKLPYARDRLTESCFWALAVYIEPQYSTTRIIMMKQIITMTVIDDTYDAYGTIGELELFTEAIERLDISCLDNLPDYMRFLYGIILDLYGQIEQEMRNNGRVYALNYHIKEFKKYIQAYMTEARWLKNNYKPTLEEYIRISLESSGYVFMITTCYIGMGDIATEDIFKWVSNDPKVINAAIIIGRLMDDIVSNEFEQEREHVTSFLECYMRQYNVSREAAIQEGRNRIADAWKDMNKECFRPTEVPMPFLTRILNLSRFMDVVYKDKDNFTHPAGEMKTFIKALLVEPVPL; translated from the exons ATGTCTTCCATAGCCAATTCTGACATGCATAGAAATGTTGCTGATTTTCAACCTAGCGTTTGGGGAGATTATTTCCTTCGCTATGCTTCAGAATCTATG GAACATGATCAAAGTATTGCTGCACAAATTGAGACACTAAAAAACGATGTGAGGAAGATACTTGATATAAAGAATATTGAGAAGTCATTGGCAACAGTCCACTTGATTGATTCAATATGCCGCTTGGGTGTGAGTTATCACTTTGAAAAGGAGATTGAAGAGGTTTTGCAACATATTCATAAGAATTATGTTCAAAATggagaaataattattttcgAAAACAACCTTTGCTCTCTTGCTGTGCTATTTAGGTTGCTGAGGCAACAAGGACTTCACGTTTCACCCG ATGTGTTCAACAAATTCAAGGATGAGGATGGAAACTTCAGTGAAAGAATTATAGGGGATGTTGAGGGGCTGTTAAGCTTGTATGAAGCCACACAACTCATGGTTCATGGAGAGGACATTTTGGAAGAGGCTTTGGCTTTCACTACCACTCACCTTCAATCCATCGCCAATCAATTGAGCAATTCTCATGCAATACAAGTAAAAAATAGCTTAAGACAAGCTCTCTATAAGAACTTGCCTCGGCTCGAGGCCAGAAACTACATTTTCATATATGAGCAAGATCCTTCCCATGATAAAAATTTACTCCTTTTGGCGAAACTAGATTTCAATATGCTCCAAAGATTGCATCAGAAGGAATTTGGTAAAGTTTGCAA ATGGTGGAAGGAGTTGAGTGTCCGTAATAAACTACCGTATGCACGAGATAGGCTGACAGAAAGTTGTTTTTGGGCTTTGGCAGTTTATATTGAGCCCCAATATTCTACAACAAGAATAATAATGATGAAGCAAATCATCACAATGACGGTCATTGATGATACATATGATGCATACGGAACAATCGGTGAATTGGAACTTTTTACTGAGGCAATTGAAAG GTTGGATATTAGCTGTTTGGATAATCTTCCAGATTACATGAGATTCCTCTATGGAATAATTTTAGATCTTTATGGCCAAATAGAGCAAGAAATGAGGAACAATGGAAGAGTATATGCCTTAAACTACCACATAAAAGAA TTCAAAAAATACATTCAAGCTTATATGACTGAGGCGAGATGGTTAAAAAATAACTATAAACCAACATTAGAAGAGTACATTCGCATATCATTAGAATCATCTGGTTATGTGTTTATGATAACAACTTGTTATATTGGAATGGGAGACATAGCCACAGAGGACATCTTCAAGTGGGTATCAAATGATCCAAAAGTTATTAATGCTGCAATTATCATTGGAAGGTTAATGGATGACATTGTGTCCAATGAG TTTGAACAAGAAAGAGAACATGTTACCTCATTCTTGGAATGCTATATGAGGCAATATAATGTCTCTAGGGAAGCTGCCATTCAAGAAGGTCGAAATAGAATTGCTGATGCTTGGAAAGATATGAATAAGGAATGTTTTAGACCAACTGAAGTTCCAATGCCTTTTCTTACACGCATTCTAAATCTGTCACGTTTTATGGATGTCGtttataaagataaagataactTCACTCATCCTGCAGGAGAAATGAAAACATTCATCAAAGCATTGCTTGTTGAGCCGGTGCCACTTTGA
- the LOC11410086 gene encoding sorting nexin 2B isoform X1 encodes MMDSENNNTSEEHFHPLSESNDELENLILHEKNENDSLTSKSYSNYRSVMSTLSDSNNSHNHPLSSPSFVSPVDSDPLLSPPQHHREFQNPNSPNADAIFTSFDGETSSNGVNTPTRSFSDGGVFSRSESLNSEYLRITVSNPVKEQENSNSIVPGSNSYVTYLITTRTNLQEFGGNEFGVRRRFKDVVTLSDRLSEAYRGFFIPPRPDKSIVESQVMQKQEFVEQRRVSLEKYLRRLADHPVIRKSDEFRVFLQVQGKLPLVGSTDVASRVLDGAVKLPKQLMGESVIAPSEVVQPAKGGRDLLRLFKELKQSMANDWGGSKPLVVEEDKEFLAKKERVHELEQQINGASQQAESLVKAQQDMGETMGELGLAFIKLTKFENEEAVSESQRVRATDMKGVATAAVKASRLFRELNSQTVKHLQDTLHEYLGLMLAVHSAFTDRTNALLTVQTLLSELSSLQSRAEKLEAASSKIFGGDKSRTRKLEELQDTIRATEDAKNVAIREYERIKENNRSELERLDRERQADFLNMLKGFVVNQVGYAEKIANVWTKVVEDTSGYAKEST; translated from the exons ATGATGGACTCCGAAAATAACAACACCTCAGAGGAACATTTCCACCCTCTCTCAGAATCAAATGATGAATTAGAAAATCTCATTCTACACGAAAAGAACGAAAACGATTCGTTAACGAGTAAATCATACTCTAATTACCGGAGCGTGATGTCCACGCTCTCTGATTCAAACAATTCTCATAACCATCCTCTCTCATCGCCGAGCTTCGTTTCACCGGTGGATTCCGATCCACTTTTATCTCCGCCGCAGCACCACCGTGAAtttcaaaaccctaattcaCCTAACGCAGACGCAATTTTCACTTCCTTTGACGGTGAAACATCTTCCAACGGTGTTAATACTCCGACACGAAGCTTCTCAGATGGAGGAGTTTTTTCGAGATCGGAGTCTTTGAATTCGGAGTATTTGAGAATTACGGTTTCGAATCCGGTTAAGGAGCAAGAGAATTCGAATTCGATTGTTCCTGGTAGTAATAGTTATGTTACGTATTTGATTACGACGAGGACGAATTTACAGGAGTTTGGAGGTAATGAATTCGGTGTTCGGAGAAGGTTTAAAGATGTGGTTACGCTTTCTGATCGATTATCGGAGGCGTATCGTGGGTTTTTTATACCGCCGAGGCCGGATAAGAGTATTGTGGAGAGTCAGGTGATGCAGAAGCAGGAGTTTGTTGAGCAGAGAAGGGTGTCATTGGAGAAATATTTGAGGAGATTGGCGGATCATCCGGTGATTCGGAAGAGTGATGAGTTTAGAGTGTTTTTGCAGGTTCAAGGGAAGCTTCCGTTGGTGGGTTCGACGGATGTGGCTTCGAGGGTTTTGGATGGCGCGGTGAAGCTGCCGAAGCAGTTGATGGGGGAGAGTGTTATTGCTCCTAGTGAGGTTGTTCAACCGGCGAAAGGTGGGAGGGATTTGTTGAGGTTGTTTAAGGAGTTGAAGCAGTCTATGGCGAATGACTGGGGTGGTTCTAAGCCGCTTGTTGTGGAGGAAGATAAGGAGTTTCTTGCAAAGAAAGAAAGGGTTCATGAACTTGAACAACAAATCAATGGTGCTTCTCAGCAG GCTGAATCACTTGTTAAAGCACAACAGGACATGGGAGAGACAATGGGAGAATTAGGGTTGGCGtttattaaattaacaaaatttgaaaatgaagaagcTGTTTCGGAATCTCAGAGGGTACGAGCTACAGACATGAAAGGTGTAGCAACAGCTGCTGTGAAAGCTAGCAGATTATTCCGAGAATTAAATTCTCAGACTGTGAAGCATTTG CAGGATACACTTCACGAATATCTTGGATTAATGTTGGCTGTTCATAGTGCATTCACTGATCGCACAAATGCACTATTGACAGTACAAACTCTTCTATCCGAACTCTCTTCCTTGCAATCAAGAGCAGAAAAACTTGAAGCGGCTTCATCTAAAATATTTGGGGGTGACAAATCAAGGACTCGGAAGTTAGAGGAGCTGCAGGATACCATAAGAGCCACAGAAGATGCCAAAAATGTTGCAATCAGAGAATATGAGCGGATCAAG GAAAACAATAGGAGTGAACTTGAAAGGCTTGATAGAGAGAGGCAGGCTGACTTCTTAAACATGTTGAAAGGATTTGTAGTTAATCAG GTTGGATATGCTGAGAAAATAGCTAATGTCTGGACTAAAGTTGTTGAAGACACAAGTGGATATGCAAAAGAAAGCACGTGA
- the LOC11410086 gene encoding sorting nexin 2B isoform X2 has protein sequence MMDSENNNTSEEHFHPLSESNDELENLILHEKNENDSLTSKSYSNYRSVMSTLSDSNNSHNHPLSSPSFVSPVDSDPLLSPPQHHREFQNPNSPNADAIFTSFDGETSSNGVNTPTRSFSDGGVFSRSESLNSEYLRITVSNPVKEQENSNSIVPGSNSYVTYLITTRTNLQEFGGNEFGVRRRFKDVVTLSDRLSEAYRGFFIPPRPDKSIVESQVMQKQEFVEQRRVSLEKYLRRLADHPVIRKSDEFRVFLQVQGKLPLVGSTDVASRVLDGAVKLPKQLMGESVIAPSEVVQPAKGGRDLLRLFKELKQSMANDWGGSKPLVVEEDKEFLAKKERVHELEQQINGASQQAESLVKAQQDMGETMGELGLAFIKLTKFENEEAVSESQRVRATDMKGVATAAVKASRLFRELNSQTVKHLDTLHEYLGLMLAVHSAFTDRTNALLTVQTLLSELSSLQSRAEKLEAASSKIFGGDKSRTRKLEELQDTIRATEDAKNVAIREYERIKENNRSELERLDRERQADFLNMLKGFVVNQVGYAEKIANVWTKVVEDTSGYAKEST, from the exons ATGATGGACTCCGAAAATAACAACACCTCAGAGGAACATTTCCACCCTCTCTCAGAATCAAATGATGAATTAGAAAATCTCATTCTACACGAAAAGAACGAAAACGATTCGTTAACGAGTAAATCATACTCTAATTACCGGAGCGTGATGTCCACGCTCTCTGATTCAAACAATTCTCATAACCATCCTCTCTCATCGCCGAGCTTCGTTTCACCGGTGGATTCCGATCCACTTTTATCTCCGCCGCAGCACCACCGTGAAtttcaaaaccctaattcaCCTAACGCAGACGCAATTTTCACTTCCTTTGACGGTGAAACATCTTCCAACGGTGTTAATACTCCGACACGAAGCTTCTCAGATGGAGGAGTTTTTTCGAGATCGGAGTCTTTGAATTCGGAGTATTTGAGAATTACGGTTTCGAATCCGGTTAAGGAGCAAGAGAATTCGAATTCGATTGTTCCTGGTAGTAATAGTTATGTTACGTATTTGATTACGACGAGGACGAATTTACAGGAGTTTGGAGGTAATGAATTCGGTGTTCGGAGAAGGTTTAAAGATGTGGTTACGCTTTCTGATCGATTATCGGAGGCGTATCGTGGGTTTTTTATACCGCCGAGGCCGGATAAGAGTATTGTGGAGAGTCAGGTGATGCAGAAGCAGGAGTTTGTTGAGCAGAGAAGGGTGTCATTGGAGAAATATTTGAGGAGATTGGCGGATCATCCGGTGATTCGGAAGAGTGATGAGTTTAGAGTGTTTTTGCAGGTTCAAGGGAAGCTTCCGTTGGTGGGTTCGACGGATGTGGCTTCGAGGGTTTTGGATGGCGCGGTGAAGCTGCCGAAGCAGTTGATGGGGGAGAGTGTTATTGCTCCTAGTGAGGTTGTTCAACCGGCGAAAGGTGGGAGGGATTTGTTGAGGTTGTTTAAGGAGTTGAAGCAGTCTATGGCGAATGACTGGGGTGGTTCTAAGCCGCTTGTTGTGGAGGAAGATAAGGAGTTTCTTGCAAAGAAAGAAAGGGTTCATGAACTTGAACAACAAATCAATGGTGCTTCTCAGCAG GCTGAATCACTTGTTAAAGCACAACAGGACATGGGAGAGACAATGGGAGAATTAGGGTTGGCGtttattaaattaacaaaatttgaaaatgaagaagcTGTTTCGGAATCTCAGAGGGTACGAGCTACAGACATGAAAGGTGTAGCAACAGCTGCTGTGAAAGCTAGCAGATTATTCCGAGAATTAAATTCTCAGACTGTGAAGCATTTG GATACACTTCACGAATATCTTGGATTAATGTTGGCTGTTCATAGTGCATTCACTGATCGCACAAATGCACTATTGACAGTACAAACTCTTCTATCCGAACTCTCTTCCTTGCAATCAAGAGCAGAAAAACTTGAAGCGGCTTCATCTAAAATATTTGGGGGTGACAAATCAAGGACTCGGAAGTTAGAGGAGCTGCAGGATACCATAAGAGCCACAGAAGATGCCAAAAATGTTGCAATCAGAGAATATGAGCGGATCAAG GAAAACAATAGGAGTGAACTTGAAAGGCTTGATAGAGAGAGGCAGGCTGACTTCTTAAACATGTTGAAAGGATTTGTAGTTAATCAG GTTGGATATGCTGAGAAAATAGCTAATGTCTGGACTAAAGTTGTTGAAGACACAAGTGGATATGCAAAAGAAAGCACGTGA